Proteins from a single region of Hydra vulgaris chromosome 12, alternate assembly HydraT2T_AEP:
- the LOC101234579 gene encoding uncharacterized protein LOC101234579 isoform X2 gives MFEIQKIFFIGMLFFRTFISGVEYSIILPTALLYMKNFNVNSVFMGLVVSLYPFGAIISLPMFGYIYDKTKRIKELLIVLNLFQIVGNLLYGFNFSIWFPLVGRFISGLGDGSNSCVSGELTYLYSSSTRLKILSFLEIGRVFGFMLGPSLNFVIEKQSFKLKAWTLDKTTLPGIVMAFIWLLNELLTFCCVYNIRKEIEENLKSLQKDTQKISAATETLEKLEEFISNDCFESETESESTLSSRLLSDNFQELLLNNDQKKMEEFPSKNCLHEYWFKTTKAVFSIEFFVIFFVELLLWMIQTQFELLLPYITEFEYNWSPSTASLVYVGGSCIILIVFIVTIFLSKKIVIQEFYLVLLALVLTSASTGLVILESVTRQFNSRVIIFIFISSLIFIAIPFNLVSTKSLIMKMFPAENQGIIQGIFSTSTRIAMVGGPIIMSFILKKHQLFGIVSLVLCLVAILSLSCLKNRIKNIIQINKNKLEGGD, from the coding sequence atgtttgaaatacaaaaaattttttttatcggaATGCTGTTTTTTAGGACGTTCATCTCTGGAGTAGAATATTCTATTATATTACCTACAGCACttctttatatgaaaaactttaatgttaacAGTGTTTTTATGGGATTGGTTGTTTCTTTGTACCCATTTGGTGCTATTATTTCATTACCAATGTTTGGATACatttatgataaaacaaaaagaattaaagaGCTTTTGATTGTTTTGAACTTATTTCAGATTGTTGGAAATTTGTTATATGGGTTTAACTTTTCTATATGGTTTCCACTTGTAGGAAGATTCATTAGTGGGTTAGGCGATGGTTCTAATTCATGCGTCTCAGGAGAATTGACTTATTTATATTCTTCAAGTACCAGATTGAAAATTCTATCTTTTCTCGAAATAGGTCGTGTTTTTGGCTTTATGTTAGGACCTTCActaaattttgttattgaaaaacaaaGCTTTAAATTAAAAGCTTGGACATTAGATAAAACTACCCTTCCAGGAATTGTAATGGCATTTATATGGCTATTAAATGAACTCTTGACATTTTGCTGCGTATATAATATTAGAaaagaaatagaagaaaatttgaaatctttacAGAAAGATACTCAGAAAATAAGTGCTGCGACTGAAACGTTGGAGAAACTTGAAGAGTTCATCTCTAACGATTGCTTTGAGTCAGAGACCGAAAGTGAATCAACTTTATCAAGCCGTTTATTGTCAGATAACTTtcaagaattattattaaataatgaccAAAAGAAAATGGAAGAGTTTCCCTCAAAAAACTGTTTACATGAATATTGGTTCAAAACTACCAAAGCAGTCTTTTCTATTGAGtttttcgttattttttttgtcgaGTTACTACTTTGGATGATTCAAACTCAATTTGAATTGCTTCTACCTTACATAACCGAGTTTGAATATAACTGGAGTCCATCAACAGCAAGTTTGGTATACGTTGGCGGTAGCTGTATTATTTTGATAGTATTTATTGTAACTATctttctatcaaaaaaaatagttatacaagAGTTTTACCTTGTATTACTTGCTTTAGTATTAACTTCCGCATCAACAGGATTGGTTATATTAGAAAGCGTTACTCGGCAATTTAATTCaagagttattatttttatttttataagctcacttatttttatagccaTACCGTTTAACCTGGTTTCAACAAAAAGTCTTATTATGAAAATGTTTCCAGCCGAAAATCAAGGTATTATTCAAGGGATTTTTTCAACGTCTACACGTATAGCTATGGTTGGAGGACCAATAAtaatgagttttattttaaagaaacacCAACTTTTTGGAATAGTGTCGTTAGTGTTATGTCTTGTAGCTATACTCAGTCTTTCTTgcttaaaaaatagaattaaaaatataatccaaataaacaaaaacaaacttgaaGGTGGAGATTAG